From one Lolium rigidum isolate FL_2022 chromosome 4, APGP_CSIRO_Lrig_0.1, whole genome shotgun sequence genomic stretch:
- the LOC124648494 gene encoding probable ubiquitin-conjugating enzyme E2 23 — MVAADEEGVRTYTDLYSLDLLSFTPERAISRVLDCGLVLQLTGDDADTFTVLRIDGSLVMKKADDIAVMDRSTLYVGQIVGSASDKGGQIGVVTGVTTMLGVVQLNSRCQPTKVVMGVPTAGVRRVRALSPGDYVVSGQWLGRVVEVSLDIDVLFDDGAVCRVTDAEWKKIELAEDRNYRPQTNTAFYPGAPVVITRDSSDIFIDAQWLNGQWKPDRQEGKVTKVEMAGLLVCWIASAEHGIEQRLLQELAPLAYQNPGDLTYFCSDPDCAWALADHCFLINTQENNDHDEQQYTSSESTAPPPTMTVGNTNTLVDVLWQDGTRQHMARSTVINPLSFTNELNFFPGQYVVDNSPAGDDFIDAAAVDGTGDDPVCGSTTRRIGFVKSQTSKDQMVKVSWFKAAPICWEVECDDIVSAYDLRRDPDHSVFYGDVVVRLLSNVSESTPVVQQPQAMSASSSLSWVGRVVDLRDGHVQVEWGDSSTSTVLPHEISVVHKEHYTQLEWADVDAPQADNEQHDPEDATEVEGGMVDGSVGSADEVDVLTAAIQNVEVQEDLNGDDDSDEEYDQTVMIKSGDAIADDDLSKFQRFNVVKSHPDHHYIDTTHEGSSGGRRWVKTVQKEWKILENSLPETIYVHAFEDRMDLLRVVMVGASGTPYHDGLFFFDLQLPPSYPAVPPQVFYHSFGLRLNPNLYESGRVCLSLLNTFGGEGTEVWSPAISSILQVVVSLQALVLNDQPYYNEAGYQGLVGMPEGRRNALPYSGNAFLLTLRTALHLLRRTPKGFEEFVRDHFRRRGRYVLDTCQAYLLEGVPADNGSMELSCSLGFRIALAKLVPMLVAAFTDIGAQGCDHHTVTSHHHPTDVLV, encoded by the exons ATGGTGGCCGCCGACGAGGAGGGCGTCAGGACATATACCGATCTTTATTCCCTGGACCTGCTGAGTTTCACACCAGAGCGTGCTATTTCCAGGGTCCTTGACTGCGGCCTGGTGCTTCAGTTGACCGGGGACGACGCTGACACGTTCACGGTGCTCCGCATCGACGGATCACTGGTGATGAAGAAGGCTGATGACATAGCCGTCATGGACAGGAGCACTCTCTACGTCGGCCAGATCGTCGGGTCGGCGTCTGATAAGGGTGGCCAGATCGGTGTCGTAACCGGTGTCACCACAATGCTCGGTGTCGTCCAGTTGAACAGCCGCTGCCAACCAACAAAGGTTGTAATGGGCGTGCCGACGGCCGGCGTGCGGCGCGTCCGGGCGCTTAGCCCTGGCGACTACGTTGTGTCCGGGCAGTGGCTGGGCCGGGTGGTCGAAGTATCCCTGGACATTGACGTATTGTTCGACGACGGTGCGGTCTGCAGGGTCACGGATGCAGAGTGGAAGAAGATAGAACTGGCAGAGGACCGTAACTACCGCCCCCAGACGAACACCGCCTTCTACCCCGGGGCACCCGTCGTCATCACCCGTGACTCGTCGGACATCTTCATAGACGCGCAGTGGCTAAACGGCCAATGGAAGCCGGACCGCCAAGAAGGGAAGGTGACCAAAGTGGAGATGGCCGGGCTCCTTGTCTGCTGGATCGCTTCTGCTGAACATGGCATCGAGCAACGACTTCTCCAAGAGCTCGCCCCTCTGGCCTACCAGAACCCTGGCGATCTGACTTATTTCTGCTCCGATCCCGATTGCGCGTGGGCTTTAGCCGACCATTGCTTTCTTATTAATACACAAGAAAATAACGACCATGATGAGCAACAATACACAAGTTCAGAGTCGACGGCGCCACCACCCACCATGACTGTCGGCAACACCAACACCTTAGTCGACGTCTTGTGGCAGGACGGCACGCGACAACATATGGCACGGTCGACGGTCATCAACCCCTTGAGTTTCACGAACGAACTCAATTTTTTTCCTGGGCAGTATGTTGTTGACAACTCACCTGCCggtgatgatttcatcgatgccgCCGCGGTAGATGGTACTGGAGATGACCCCGTGTGTGGATCAACAACAAGGCGCATTGGTTTCGTCAAAAGCCAAACTTCCAAAGACCAAATGGTGAAAGTGTCGTGGTTCAAGGCGGCGCCCATATGTTGGGAGGTCGAATGCGACGATATCGTAAGTGCATATGATCTGAGAAGGGACCCTGACCACTCAGTTTTCTATGGAGACGTCGTCGTTCGTCTGCTATCAAATGTAAGTGAAAGTACACCGGTAGTGCAGCAACCACAAGCAATGAGCGCCTCGAGCAGTCTTTCATGGGTAGGGCGCGTTGTTGACCTTCGTGACGGCCACGTCCAAGTCGAGTGGGGCGACAGCAGCACCTCAACG GTATTACCCCATGAGATCAGTGTTGTCCACAAGGAACACTACACGCAACTTGAGTGGGCGGACGTGGATGCTCCTCAAGCA GACAATGAACAACATGATCCAGAAGATGCTACAGAAGTCGAAGGCGGCATGGTCGACGGCAGTGTCGGCTCAGCGGATGAAGTAGATGTCCTTACTGCAGCCATTCAGAATGTGGAAGTACAGGAAGATCTTAACGGAGATGATGATAGCGACGAAGAATATGACCAAACTGTGATGATCAAGTCTGGAGATGCCATTGCAGACGATGATCTGTCTAAATTCCAACGATTCAATGTAGTGAAGAGCCATCCGGATCACCATTATATTGACACCACGCATGAG GGTAGCAGCGGCGGAAGGAGGTGGGTCAAGACCGTGCAGAAGGAGTGGAAAATACTAGAGAACAGCTTACCAG AAACCATTTACGTGCATGCCTTCGAGGACCGCATGGACCTGCTACGGGTGGTGATGGTTGGCGCAAGCGGAACACCATACCATGACGGGCTCTTCTTCTTCGACCTGCAGTTGCCGCCATCCTACCCCGCCGTGCCACCGCAAGTGTTCTATCACTCCTTCGGCCTACGCCTTAATCCCAACCTCTACGAGTCTGGTCGCGTATGTCTCAGTTTGCTCAACACATTTGGCGGCGAGGGCACCGAGGTGTGGTCGCCGGCTATATCAAGCATCCTCCAGGTCGTCGTCTCCCTCCAGGCTCTCGTCCTCAATGACCAGCCATACTACAACGAGGCTGGCTACCAGGGACTGGTCGGCATGCCTGAGGGTCGCCGCAACGCGCTGCCCTACAGCGGGAACGCCTTCTTGCTCACTCTCCGAACTGCCCTCCACCTCCTGCGTCGGACGCCAAAAGGATTTGAGGAATTCGTGAGGGATCACTTTCGCCGACGCGGAAGATACGTGCTCGACACATGCCAGGCGTACCTGCTGGAAGGTGTGCCTGCCGATAATGGGAGCATGGAGCTGTCGTGCTCCCTCGGCTTCAGGATCGCGCTTGCCAAACTCGTGCCGATGCTGGTGGCAGCCTTCACAGACATTGGCGCCCAAGGGTGCGACCACCACACTGTCACCAGTCACCACCACCCGACAGACGTTCTCGTATGA